From Thermoplasmata archaeon:
TACGGTCGATTCGAAATCTACACTTGAGCCTCACCGAGCTGCCGCGCGCCGGTCCGACGGAACCTCTTTGACCCTGACGGAGCTAGCGGGAGGCATGCGCGCGATCCGCTTCGAGGCGGACGGCTCCATCCAGCCAGTGAATCTTCCCATGCCTACCCCGGGCGCGGAGGAGGTGCTCGTCCAGGTCCTCGCCGCGGGCGTGTGCCGCACGGACCTGCACACGCTCGAGGCCGTCAAGCACGGGCAACGACCTCCCGTGGTCCCGGGTCATGAAATCGCAGGCAAGGTCTCGAAGGTCGGCTCCGACGTGTACATGATCAACCCCGGCGACCTCGTCGCGGTGCACTACGAGCAGCCCTGCGGAACCTGCCGCCACTGCCGCAGGAAGCGCACGAACCTGTGCAAGGAAGGGCACAGCCTCGGGTTCGACGTCCCAGGCGGCTATGCGGAATACGTCGCGGTGAAGCAGAACACGGTCCTTCCGCTGCCGCAGGACTACGACCCCGCGCTCGCCGCGCCGCTGAGCTGCAGCGGGGCGACGGCCTACCACGCCGTGGTCGCCGTCGGGGACGCCACCGAGGAGGAGCTCGTCGTGGTCATCGGAGCGGGAGGCGTGGGCCTCTCCGCGATCCAAATCGCCAAGGCGCAGGGAGCGCGCGTGGTCGCCGTGGACGTTCGGCCGGAGGCGCAGAAGGCCGCCGTCGATGCCGGCGCGGATTCCGCCGCGACGCCGGAGGAGGCGGCGCAGATCCGGGACGCCGACGTGGTCATCGACTTCGTCTCCACGGCGGCCACTCTGGGGCTAGGCCGCACGATCCTCGGTGTGGGCGGTCGTTTCGTGGTCGTGGCGTCCGGTCAGGAGACGGTTCCCCTGAGCGCCGCGGACATCATGGAAGGGGGTCGCGCCTACTTGGGCTCCTACTCCACGACCATGGCCGACCTGGCACGGGCCCTCGCCCTAGCCGAGAACGGGAAACTCACGCCGGTCGTCACGAGGCGCGCGTCGCTCGGAGAGGCCGCGGAGGTCCTGCGGGATCTCGAAAGCGGGATGATTGTCGGCCGCGCGGTCCTGATCCCGTAGCTGCGTTGGCGGGGTCAGTCCCACGTCCTCTTCCGTACCAGGAAATGGTACAGGTTCCCTTCCGTGCGCTCCTCGATCACAGGATAGCCGGTTCGCTGGGACCAGTTCACCATTTCCGCGGGGGCCGTCCAGTCGTCGGAGACCAGATGCACGACCTCGCCGTCTGCCGCGCGGGAGAGGGTATCGTCCAGCTTGGTGAGGACCGCGGAGCATTCCGTGCCGATCTCGAAGAGCTCGTAGTCCGGGAACGCCGCGAAGCAGTGGACGTGAAGCGACGTCATCTGAGCCGCGAGAAGCTCCTTCGCCTCGCCTGCGGACTTCAGGACCCCGCAGTCCTCCTCCCACGCGAGCGGCCTCAAGCGAGCGAACCATCCCTCGGCGTACGGGCGCTCGGACATCGTCTTGGGCGTGCGGACCGCGTCCGGGTTCACGGCGACCAGGAGGCCTCGCACGGGCGTGCGAATGGGACCGAAGTAACGACCGCTCTCCAACGTGCCGACGCTCTTCCCGCGACCGTATTCCTTGCCCACGGGGCGCGCCTCGACTCTCGTGAGTCGGCCCGCCACGGCGGCATGGAGGCTCGTGATGCCCAAAACGACCTCCCCCGAGGCCTCGGGCCGGAGCCAGACCAGGCCATCCGGTTCATACAGCAGTTCGTCCGGGAACTCGCAGCTCTCAATGCGCACGCGGAACCTCCGAGGCTCGGGGCGAGGCCCACGGCGACCGACGCGCATGAACATTTTGGGGGTGGAAGGCGGTCGCACGCCGTCGGATGCGCTGGATCTTCACCATCGACTTTGGGCAGCCGACGGAAATCCGCGGGTTTCTTCCCCGGAATTCGGACCGTCATGTTCAAGTTCCTCTCGGCCGTCCATCACGCGAAGAGGCCGGAAGATCGGACGGGAAGGGATACCATGATCACGTGGGACCTCGGACACGTCCTCCCCTTGGTCTCCGCGACCGTTTGGCTCCTCCTCGGGTTGGGTGCGTTCGGTCGGTACGGACTCACGTCCCCCTTCGTTCGGGGGTTGTCCGCCTTCTGCGTGCTCCTGAGCGCGTGGGCGCTGACCGACTGGTACTTCCTGACCCTGACGGATCCGTTGCAGAAGTCCCTCGCCATCTTCGTCTCGAATGTTAAGGCGAGCCTCCTGGCGTTGGTGTCGCTCGCCATTCTCCTCTCCTCGAAGTGGATTTCGCGGGGTCACTCGCGTTACGACGTCCTTCTCGTGCTCCCACCGCTGGGCTCGATCGCCGTCGTGTGGACCGGGATGACGTACGACGCGAACGCCATGGTTTGGGGCTTCCAGCTCCTGCGGTATCCCTTCCAGTACAGCCTGTACGTCCTCCAGCTCCTCGCGTACTTCGCCCTATCCATTGCCTTCGCGATCTCGCTCGCCCTCGGCCGCCGTGATCTGCCCTCGCGCCTGCGGACCCCCGCACTCCTCAGCATCGGCGGCCTCGTGTTGTTCGTGGCTCTCTGGCTCACCACGAATGTCCTCACGAACCTCACCTTGTCGCCCGGCCAGCCGATCTTCTCCGCGGTCCTCTTCGTGCCCGGCCTCTTTTCCGTCGTCGCGTTCTCGGGGCGTAGCGTCGCGGAGATGGGGGAAATCTTCCGAGCTGTCTCCGATGTGGAACGCCGGGTGATCGGACTCTACGTGTTCTACCGATCGGGCGAGCCCCTCGTGGCGATCGGCGCGGCCCGCACGCTTCCCATCGAGGCGGAACAGCTCCAGGGCATCCTGGACCTCGTGGGCAACTTCGTAGAGACGAGCATGCGGAAGTTCCGCGGCTATGCGGTCACCTCCATGCATTTCGATCGGCTCGGCATCCTCGCCGTCCGGGGCCAGTTCGTGATCGTGGCGGCCGTATTCGAGGGCGCCGCGTACGATGCGCTCCGCAGCGAGCTCCTGCGGAGCATGCACGCCTTCGAGCAGAGTCACCACGCCGAGCTCCAAACCTGGGAGGCCGCCGCCATAATCGCGGACGCGATTGCGGACGATCTCGCAGCTCTCGTGCGGCGTCCTTCGTTCCGGCCCACGACGGAGAGCCACACGGATGGGTGAAAGGCTTTTCCGGCGTCCGAGTTCTCGCCACCTCGCTCCCGTGGCCGGAGCCGAGGGGTCGAGGGACCATGGAGAGGAAGAACTACGCCAGCGGGGCCAAGTGGGAATCCGTCGCAGGCTACTCGAGAGCCGTCCGCGTAGGTCCGTTCGTCCACGTGGCGGGGACGACAGCCTGGAACGACCGGGGAGACATTGTGGGTGCTGGAGATCC
This genomic window contains:
- a CDS encoding alcohol dehydrogenase catalytic domain-containing protein → MRAIRFEADGSIQPVNLPMPTPGAEEVLVQVLAAGVCRTDLHTLEAVKHGQRPPVVPGHEIAGKVSKVGSDVYMINPGDLVAVHYEQPCGTCRHCRRKRTNLCKEGHSLGFDVPGGYAEYVAVKQNTVLPLPQDYDPALAAPLSCSGATAYHAVVAVGDATEEELVVVIGAGGVGLSAIQIAKAQGARVVAVDVRPEAQKAAVDAGADSAATPEEAAQIRDADVVIDFVSTAATLGLGRTILGVGGRFVVVASGQETVPLSAADIMEGGRAYLGSYSTTMADLARALALAENGKLTPVVTRRASLGEAAEVLRDLESGMIVGRAVLIP
- a CDS encoding sulfurtransferase TusA family protein, which produces MRIESCEFPDELLYEPDGLVWLRPEASGEVVLGITSLHAAVAGRLTRVEARPVGKEYGRGKSVGTLESGRYFGPIRTPVRGLLVAVNPDAVRTPKTMSERPYAEGWFARLRPLAWEEDCGVLKSAGEAKELLAAQMTSLHVHCFAAFPDYELFEIGTECSAVLTKLDDTLSRAADGEVVHLVSDDWTAPAEMVNWSQRTGYPVIEERTEGNLYHFLVRKRTWD